From Scytonema millei VB511283:
TTAAATTTCTTTCTCCCTCAGCAACCTTGCGCTCCCTCAGCTGGGCGACTCTCTCTTATCCCTACTCCCTGCTCCCTGCTCCCTATCCCCTTAAATATCCTAACTGCCGACGGGCTTCAAACAAACCAATGGCGACGCTGACAGAAAGGTTTAGACTGCGAACGCCAGTTTGAGCCATAGGAATGTAAACTCTAGCGTGACAAGCAGAGAGGACGGCTGGAGGTAAACCAGTTGTTTCGCTACCGAATAGCAACCAATCGTCAGCCTGAAATTGGTATTCGATGTAGTTCGATTCACCTTTAACGCTAAAGCCAACCCAGCGTCCCCCGCGCTCTAGATAATAGGTTTTGAAGCTGTCTAGAGATTCGTGGTAATGCAAGTTGACATATTGCCAGTAGTCTAAGCCAGCTCGTTTCAAATAGCGATCGCTAATTTCAAAACCCAACGGTGCAACCAAATGCAATTCTGTCCCTGTCGCCGCACAGGTACGGGCAATATTACCAGTGTTGGGAGGAATTTGCGGATGAACCAAAACGAGTTGAGGCATTTACAGTAAGTCAAAAGTCAAAAGTCAAAAGTCAAGTATTCGTAGGGGCGGGTTTTTAGAAAATAATTGTTCTAGAACACATAGTTCTACGGTTAAACCCGCCCGCACAGAAGTGAAGTATTCGTAGGGGCGGTTTTTTTTGGGCAGACTATTCCAGAACACCTAATTCTACGGTTAAACTCGCTCGGACAACAGCGAAAAGCTGAAACGTTTTATCGAGGTGTTGTCCTCTCTATAGCACGATTTGGCTACAAACTCATAAATATATAGTTTTTTTAAATAAATGTAAATCGATCGCAAATGATTAAAAATTCTTAACATTTGTTTGTCACTTTCCACTGGTCATTTGTCATTGGTAGAACAAATGACAAATGACAAATAACTGATGACTAATGCACTACAGCATTGCCGACGAACAGAGCTTATCTTCCAGTTCTAACTCGCGATCGCTCATTGCTTGAATAGATTGCATGATAATGCTTCTTGGCTCAAAGCCGTATGCATGAAGTTTCAACCACTGCTGAGCGGTGTTACCCTCGCGCAGGATTTTTTGTACGGGAGAAAGAAAACAATTGAAGCCGTTTTGCTTGGCGATCGCCCAGACTTCTTGATAAACTTC
This genomic window contains:
- a CDS encoding tRNA (cytidine(34)-2'-O)-methyltransferase; its protein translation is MPQLVLVHPQIPPNTGNIARTCAATGTELHLVAPLGFEISDRYLKRAGLDYWQYVNLHYHESLDSFKTYYLERGGRWVGFSVKGESNYIEYQFQADDWLLFGSETTGLPPAVLSACHARVYIPMAQTGVRSLNLSVSVAIGLFEARRQLGYLRG